One genomic region from Egicoccus sp. AB-alg6-2 encodes:
- a CDS encoding ABC transporter ATP-binding protein, which yields MDATTAAPDRIVISDLCKSYGDLTVFDGIDLAVGEAEIVSLVGPSGCGKTTLLRCIDGLIPATAGQVSIDGEPVTEPREGVAIVFQHFGLFPWKTVQDNVGYGLRMAGMSKREVRKRVPKFIQLVGLEGFEESYPYQLSGGMQQRAGLARALAIEPRVLLMDEPFGALDAQTRELLQFELLSIWQQQPTSMVFVTHAIEEAVLMGHRIVLLKGRPSSVAEVIEVDLPWPRTRETLSLPRFQEIREHVWGQLMGEAAAAVREQH from the coding sequence ATGGACGCGACGACGGCCGCACCCGACCGCATCGTCATCTCGGATCTCTGCAAGTCCTACGGCGACCTGACCGTGTTCGACGGCATCGATCTGGCCGTCGGCGAGGCGGAGATCGTGTCGTTGGTGGGCCCTTCGGGGTGTGGCAAGACGACGCTGTTGCGCTGCATCGACGGCCTCATCCCGGCGACCGCGGGCCAGGTGAGCATCGACGGTGAGCCGGTCACCGAACCTCGCGAGGGTGTCGCCATCGTGTTCCAGCACTTCGGCCTGTTCCCGTGGAAGACCGTGCAGGACAACGTCGGCTACGGGCTACGCATGGCCGGCATGAGCAAGCGCGAGGTCCGCAAACGTGTGCCGAAATTCATCCAGTTGGTGGGGCTCGAGGGCTTCGAAGAGTCCTACCCGTATCAACTCTCCGGCGGCATGCAGCAGCGAGCCGGACTGGCGCGCGCGCTGGCCATCGAACCACGGGTGCTGCTCATGGACGAGCCGTTCGGCGCCCTCGACGCGCAGACGCGCGAACTGCTGCAGTTCGAGTTGCTCAGCATCTGGCAGCAGCAGCCGACCTCGATGGTCTTCGTCACCCATGCGATCGAGGAAGCGGTCCTGATGGGCCACCGGATCGTGCTGCTCAAGGGCCGTCCGAGTTCGGTCGCCGAGGTCATCGAGGTGGACCTGCCGTGGCCGCGCACCCGCGAGACGTTGTCGCTGCCCCGCTTCCAGGAGATCCGCGAGCACGTGTGGGGCCAGTTGATGGGTGAGGCCGCAGCCGCCGTCCGCGAGCAGCACTGA
- a CDS encoding ABC transporter substrate-binding protein, translating into MRTRTRTGLRSVTAAAAALALVLAGCGGGDDPQTAPGDEPGDAAEPGADAGTDADADPDAEPGVELEDVPPITVGTIGIPSIFSMVMPAVAEEAGFYDKYNVDVTSRPMETGVDAARAVQGGDLDIAWSPTGPVMTFAGTGVDVAALMGMDNIDWLVGTTNPDIQACEDLAGETIGVDSVGGARYSVLEIILDSCGLSIDDVDVAGFPGPAAIQAVVADQIQTSVIHIDDVYVIEEQGTQTMEVVAFLADSDPNQHYLVLWTLRSSIDDNRESYVRLLAAYTEAVRWMNDPANEDEVVRIGASATGHSEEVVRNSMADFLELEFWPVDRHGLPEEKLEATIDEQVRLDNIPEGDAPAYDDVVDVSIWEDAFDLVEQVTGS; encoded by the coding sequence ATGCGAACGAGGACGAGAACCGGCCTGCGGTCGGTCACGGCCGCCGCGGCGGCGCTGGCGCTGGTACTGGCCGGCTGCGGTGGTGGCGACGACCCCCAGACGGCACCGGGCGACGAGCCCGGTGACGCCGCCGAGCCGGGGGCTGACGCCGGTACCGACGCCGATGCCGATCCCGACGCCGAGCCCGGCGTCGAGCTCGAGGACGTTCCCCCGATCACCGTCGGCACCATCGGGATCCCCTCGATCTTCTCGATGGTGATGCCGGCCGTCGCCGAGGAGGCCGGGTTCTACGACAAGTACAACGTCGACGTCACCTCGCGCCCCATGGAGACCGGCGTGGACGCGGCCAGGGCCGTGCAGGGCGGGGACCTCGACATCGCCTGGTCGCCGACCGGGCCGGTCATGACCTTCGCCGGCACCGGCGTCGACGTCGCCGCGTTGATGGGCATGGACAACATCGACTGGCTGGTCGGAACGACCAATCCCGACATCCAGGCGTGTGAGGACCTCGCCGGCGAGACCATCGGCGTCGACTCGGTCGGTGGTGCGCGCTACAGCGTGCTCGAGATCATCCTCGACTCCTGCGGTCTGTCGATCGACGACGTCGACGTGGCCGGGTTCCCGGGACCCGCCGCGATCCAGGCCGTGGTCGCCGACCAGATCCAGACCTCCGTGATCCACATCGACGACGTCTACGTGATCGAGGAGCAGGGCACCCAGACGATGGAGGTGGTGGCCTTCCTCGCCGACTCCGACCCCAACCAGCACTACCTGGTGCTGTGGACGCTTCGCAGCTCGATCGATGACAACCGCGAGTCCTACGTCCGGCTGTTGGCCGCGTACACCGAGGCGGTGCGGTGGATGAACGACCCCGCGAACGAGGACGAGGTGGTGCGTATCGGCGCCTCGGCGACCGGACACAGCGAGGAGGTGGTCCGCAACTCCATGGCCGACTTCCTGGAACTCGAGTTCTGGCCCGTCGACCGTCACGGGCTCCCGGAGGAGAAGCTCGAGGCGACCATCGACGAACAGGTCCGGCTCGACAACATCCCCGAAGGGGACGCCCCCGCCTACGACGACGTCGTCGACGTGTCGATCTGGGAGGACGCGTTCGACCTCGTCGAGCAGGTCACCGGCAGCTGA
- a CDS encoding ABC transporter permease, with protein MDTLTTMRAHAPKYLVYAASLLVGAVAWEVVGHRTDPIFLVPLSDTLVRLWELTSSGVLPRALVASLQVFGLGLFFGVVVGAPAGLLLARIRFLREGAEGYVTAAYATPMVALIPFILAIFGFGFTPKVIVVFLFTVFPMIISVFEGARSVDEKFLEVARSFRASEREIWRDVVLPYTLPFAMTGLRLAIARGLVGMIAAEFFLAVAGLGELILVTSRRFDTGGVFASILVVCLLGVTFMAIGQRLEDRFAAWREVGR; from the coding sequence ATGGACACCTTGACCACGATGCGAGCGCACGCGCCGAAGTACCTCGTGTACGCGGCCAGCCTGCTGGTGGGCGCGGTTGCCTGGGAGGTCGTCGGGCACCGCACCGACCCGATCTTCCTGGTGCCGCTCTCGGACACGTTGGTGAGGTTGTGGGAGCTGACCTCCAGCGGGGTGCTGCCGCGGGCCCTGGTGGCCTCGTTGCAGGTGTTCGGCCTGGGGCTGTTCTTCGGTGTGGTGGTCGGCGCGCCGGCCGGGCTGCTGTTGGCTCGCATCCGGTTCCTGCGGGAGGGTGCCGAGGGCTATGTCACGGCGGCCTACGCCACCCCGATGGTGGCGCTCATCCCGTTCATCCTCGCGATCTTCGGCTTCGGGTTCACGCCCAAGGTCATCGTGGTGTTCCTGTTCACCGTGTTCCCGATGATCATCAGCGTCTTCGAGGGTGCGCGCTCGGTCGATGAGAAGTTCCTCGAGGTCGCCCGCTCGTTCCGGGCCAGCGAACGGGAGATCTGGCGCGACGTGGTGCTGCCCTACACCCTGCCGTTCGCCATGACGGGCCTGCGTCTCGCGATCGCCCGCGGCCTGGTCGGCATGATCGCCGCGGAGTTCTTCCTCGCCGTGGCGGGTCTCGGTGAGTTGATCCTGGTCACCTCGCGGCGGTTCGACACCGGCGGGGTGTTCGCCTCGATCCTGGTGGTCTGCCTGCTCGGGGTGACGTTCATGGCCATCGGGCAACGTCTCGAGGACCGGTTCGCCGCGTGGCGGGAGGTGGGCCGATGA
- a CDS encoding ABC transporter permease yields MSTATRASTTAGRTAPAAPPRPPWKRIPYRLRARVAVGLLLLALWEVGIRLLAPPYAARPSTVAPVVPEVLTSEQFLTAFAGTMVPIAQGLAIGIALAVLVGLAMGRIRWVEWALRGYTNALFALPMVAVVPLITMWLGYTEASRLAIVIFATYFPMVLSVYDGARAVSGRYLEVAATYRAPRRHVWFGLVLPASIPYLLTGFRLASGRALVGAVVAEYIISIPGLGFYILLNARSFRHPEAFVAVLALAGVGVGIVVAVRWATRRLAPWYAAESR; encoded by the coding sequence ATGAGCACGGCCACCCGTGCCTCGACGACGGCGGGCAGGACCGCCCCGGCGGCGCCGCCCCGGCCGCCGTGGAAGCGCATCCCCTACCGGCTGCGCGCGCGTGTCGCCGTCGGACTGCTGCTGCTGGCGTTGTGGGAGGTGGGGATCCGGCTGCTGGCCCCGCCCTACGCGGCGCGCCCGTCCACCGTGGCACCGGTCGTCCCCGAGGTGCTCACGTCGGAGCAGTTCCTGACCGCGTTCGCCGGCACGATGGTCCCCATCGCGCAGGGGCTGGCGATCGGGATCGCGCTCGCCGTGCTGGTGGGTCTGGCGATGGGGCGGATCCGGTGGGTGGAGTGGGCGCTGCGCGGCTACACCAATGCCCTGTTCGCGCTGCCCATGGTCGCGGTCGTGCCGCTCATCACCATGTGGCTCGGCTACACCGAGGCGTCGCGGCTGGCGATCGTGATCTTCGCGACCTACTTCCCGATGGTGCTGTCGGTCTACGACGGCGCCCGGGCGGTCTCGGGTCGCTACCTCGAGGTGGCCGCCACCTACCGGGCGCCGCGCCGTCACGTCTGGTTCGGTCTGGTGCTGCCGGCGTCTATCCCCTACCTGCTGACCGGATTCCGGCTCGCGTCGGGGCGCGCGCTGGTGGGCGCCGTCGTCGCCGAGTACATCATCAGCATCCCGGGCCTGGGGTTCTACATCCTGCTCAACGCCCGCAGCTTCCGGCATCCCGAGGCGTTCGTGGCCGTTCTGGCGCTGGCTGGGGTCGGGGTCGGCATCGTCGTCGCGGTGCGTTGGGCGACCCGGCGTTTGGCGCCCTGGTACGCCGCGGAGTCGCGGTGA
- a CDS encoding NAD(P)-dependent oxidoreductase, with protein sequence MTDQAAPTIGWLGTGRMGFELAVRLLNSGTSLKVWNRTREKAEPLAGLGATVVDRPADLADCDIVFSIVSSSDVFVDVTLGEGGLLTVDGSVPGLLVDSSTISADASERVRQAADKVGCKLLAAPVSGSPKVIKSGRLGVVASGPREAFDTARPYLERFGNTVTYVGEGDHARLVKICHNLILGVVTQVLSETTVLAEKAGIARADYLEFINGSVMGSVFTNYKTPGLVNLDFSPTFTGHLLRKDFELGLDAARELDVALPVSAQVHQMVVDMIGNGLGDEDFSHLLTMAARGAGLELTSEDRDDVSDGLTPPIDDLSQRRPE encoded by the coding sequence ATGACAGATCAGGCCGCACCGACCATCGGTTGGCTCGGGACCGGACGCATGGGCTTCGAGCTCGCCGTCCGGTTGCTCAACTCCGGCACCTCGCTGAAGGTCTGGAACCGCACACGCGAGAAGGCCGAGCCGTTGGCCGGCCTCGGCGCGACGGTGGTCGACCGCCCCGCCGACCTCGCCGACTGCGACATCGTGTTCAGCATCGTCTCGTCCTCCGACGTCTTCGTCGACGTCACCCTGGGGGAGGGCGGTCTGCTCACGGTCGACGGGTCGGTTCCGGGTCTGCTGGTGGACTCGTCCACCATTTCCGCCGACGCCTCCGAGCGGGTGCGCCAGGCCGCCGACAAGGTCGGCTGCAAGCTGCTGGCCGCGCCGGTCAGCGGCAGCCCGAAGGTGATCAAGTCGGGTCGTCTCGGCGTCGTGGCCTCGGGTCCGCGCGAGGCGTTCGACACCGCGCGTCCCTACCTGGAGCGCTTCGGAAACACCGTCACCTACGTGGGCGAGGGCGACCACGCCCGCCTCGTCAAGATCTGTCACAACCTCATCCTCGGCGTCGTGACCCAGGTGCTGTCCGAGACGACGGTCCTGGCCGAGAAGGCCGGCATCGCCCGGGCCGACTACCTCGAGTTCATCAACGGCAGCGTCATGGGCTCGGTGTTCACCAACTACAAGACGCCGGGGCTGGTCAACCTCGACTTCTCGCCGACGTTCACCGGACACCTGCTGCGCAAGGACTTCGAGCTCGGGCTGGACGCCGCCCGCGAGCTGGATGTCGCCCTGCCCGTGTCGGCCCAGGTCCACCAGATGGTCGTGGACATGATCGGCAACGGCCTCGGCGACGAGGACTTCTCGCACCTGCTGACCATGGCGGCGCGCGGCGCAGGTCTCGAGCTCACCTCCGAGGACCGCGACGACGTCTCCGACGGGCTCACGCCCCCCATCGACGATCTCTCGCAGCGTCGCCCCGAGTGA
- a CDS encoding 2-oxo acid dehydrogenase subunit E2 codes for MATQVTLPQLGESVDSGTIVAWLVEVGDEVAFDQAVAEVSTDKVDTEIPSPAAGRVTRLLADIDDVVAVGQPILELDGGDDASDDVSEPTGASDDVAAPAGASDDAAAQPRPSDPESYTAAEVVADAPVPAGDVGDERRSGGARGTGRADAGPLSPLVKRLLREHGLAAGDVTGSGAGGRVTPDDVRAMAQRTRPRLSPLVKRLLREHDLVPSGVVGSGRDGRITPADVMAAVEAPAEQPDQAQTGARSPAGAPAPVGTAAAADGAPAVAASPTAAPPHQLPGDRVEPLSRTRRIIAQRMLASLQTTAQLTAAVEADVTRIMHVRAAVNAAHRARHGTSLSPLAFIARATTKTLQRHPLLNASIDLEGGEVVFHTSVNLGLAVDAPQGLVVPTIRDAQDLNVVGLQRRIADLATRARDRKLTPDDIGGGTFTITNTGSRGSLFDTPILNPPEVGILATPTIEKRPVVVTDDFGNDTFAVRHRTYLCLSYDHRLVDGADAARFLSDLAAELDREGWDHEVAELA; via the coding sequence ATGGCCACCCAGGTGACGCTGCCGCAGTTGGGCGAGTCGGTCGACAGTGGGACCATCGTCGCCTGGCTGGTCGAGGTCGGCGACGAGGTCGCGTTCGACCAGGCCGTGGCGGAGGTCAGTACCGACAAGGTCGACACCGAGATTCCGAGCCCCGCGGCCGGGCGGGTCACCCGACTGCTCGCCGACATCGACGACGTCGTCGCCGTCGGGCAGCCGATCCTCGAACTCGACGGCGGGGACGACGCGTCCGACGACGTCTCCGAGCCGACCGGTGCGTCCGACGACGTCGCCGCGCCGGCGGGGGCGTCCGACGACGCTGCCGCGCAGCCCCGCCCCAGCGACCCGGAGTCCTACACCGCCGCGGAGGTGGTGGCGGATGCCCCGGTACCGGCCGGCGACGTCGGGGACGAGCGGCGCAGCGGAGGTGCTCGAGGGACCGGTCGCGCCGACGCCGGGCCCCTGTCGCCTCTCGTCAAGCGCCTGCTCCGCGAGCACGGCCTGGCTGCGGGTGACGTCACCGGCAGCGGCGCAGGAGGGCGCGTCACACCCGACGACGTGCGCGCGATGGCCCAGCGGACCCGACCGCGACTGTCCCCGCTGGTGAAGCGCCTGTTGCGTGAACACGACCTCGTCCCGAGCGGCGTGGTCGGATCCGGGCGCGACGGGCGCATCACCCCCGCCGACGTCATGGCGGCCGTCGAGGCACCCGCCGAGCAGCCCGACCAGGCCCAGACCGGCGCGAGGTCACCTGCGGGAGCACCCGCGCCGGTCGGAACGGCCGCAGCGGCGGACGGCGCTCCGGCCGTCGCCGCGTCCCCCACGGCGGCGCCGCCCCACCAGCTGCCCGGGGACCGGGTCGAGCCGCTGTCGCGCACCCGGAGGATCATCGCGCAGCGCATGCTCGCGAGCCTGCAGACGACCGCCCAGCTCACCGCGGCCGTCGAGGCGGACGTGACCCGCATCATGCACGTCCGGGCGGCGGTCAACGCCGCACACCGTGCCCGACACGGCACCAGCCTGTCGCCGTTGGCCTTCATCGCGCGCGCCACGACAAAGACGCTGCAGCGGCACCCGCTGCTGAACGCGTCGATCGACCTCGAGGGCGGTGAGGTCGTGTTCCACACCTCGGTGAACCTGGGCCTCGCGGTCGACGCGCCCCAGGGGCTGGTGGTCCCCACCATCCGTGACGCGCAGGACCTCAACGTCGTCGGACTGCAGCGCCGCATCGCCGACCTCGCCACCCGGGCGCGGGACCGCAAGCTCACCCCCGACGACATCGGTGGCGGCACGTTCACGATCACCAACACCGGCTCGCGCGGGTCGCTGTTCGACACGCCGATCCTCAACCCGCCCGAGGTGGGCATCCTGGCCACGCCGACGATCGAGAAGCGCCCGGTGGTGGTCACCGACGACTTCGGCAACGACACCTTCGCGGTGCGCCACCGCACCTACCTGTGCCTGAGCTACGACCACCGCCTGGTCGACGGCGCCGACGCGGCCCGCTTCCTGAGCGACCTCGCCGCGGAACTCGACCGCGAAGGCTGGGACCACGAGGTCGCCGAACTCGCCTGA
- a CDS encoding MFS transporter codes for MTLVGGVVLLISIGAFFRVPLLPSIGDELSMSPGQLGLITTVFALGRLVTDIPAGRMADRIPPLRSLGLAGAILAVGSIGVASAGAGVWVITAAFALGIASALANTTGMTFFSTAAPAAQRGTSMAVFSAALLGGQALGPMIGGAIGGAAGWRTAIASAAVVGLVVALLGAFSNRLPRPPQAAPGGGHHGVMPSGPDPTPRLQRWLLFSVAFSLFFMLGSMPQTLIPIIGDARYALTPGRIGLALGIGGACRFVGAMVGGRLADRLSRKISLIPGMALCTAGIAILAVDLGVAGWVASIVLLSLGSYGVSVSATMLADHAGGSGVGRRLGTYRFVGDVGLIAGPTLSGVLYERVSDTAAVLLVAGLVGAVTLLCALLLRETRWIDEHPTADVAGGNA; via the coding sequence ATGACCCTGGTCGGCGGCGTCGTCCTGCTGATCTCGATCGGGGCCTTCTTCCGGGTGCCGCTCCTGCCCTCGATCGGTGACGAGCTGTCCATGAGCCCCGGGCAGCTCGGGCTGATCACCACGGTCTTCGCCCTCGGGCGACTCGTCACCGACATTCCGGCCGGCCGCATGGCCGACCGGATCCCGCCGCTCCGCTCGCTGGGCCTGGCCGGAGCCATCCTCGCCGTGGGCAGCATCGGCGTCGCGTCCGCGGGCGCAGGGGTGTGGGTGATCACGGCCGCGTTCGCGCTCGGCATCGCGTCGGCGCTGGCCAACACCACGGGGATGACGTTCTTCTCCACGGCCGCACCCGCGGCACAACGCGGTACCTCGATGGCGGTGTTCTCGGCGGCGCTGCTGGGCGGCCAGGCGCTCGGCCCTATGATCGGTGGGGCCATCGGTGGTGCGGCCGGGTGGCGGACCGCCATCGCGAGCGCCGCCGTCGTCGGCCTGGTCGTCGCACTGCTCGGTGCCTTCTCCAACCGCCTGCCGAGGCCCCCGCAGGCGGCGCCGGGGGGCGGGCACCACGGCGTCATGCCCTCGGGTCCGGACCCGACGCCCCGGCTGCAACGCTGGCTGCTGTTCTCCGTCGCCTTCTCGTTGTTCTTCATGCTCGGGTCGATGCCGCAGACGCTGATCCCGATCATCGGGGATGCACGGTACGCGTTGACGCCGGGGCGCATCGGCCTGGCCCTCGGGATCGGTGGCGCGTGTCGGTTCGTCGGCGCCATGGTCGGTGGGCGGCTCGCCGATCGCCTCTCGCGCAAGATCTCGCTCATTCCCGGCATGGCGCTGTGCACCGCTGGCATCGCGATCCTGGCCGTCGACCTCGGCGTCGCCGGGTGGGTCGCCTCGATCGTGCTGCTCTCCCTCGGCTCCTATGGCGTGTCCGTGTCGGCGACGATGCTCGCCGACCACGCCGGGGGCAGCGGCGTCGGCCGGCGCCTGGGCACCTACCGGTTCGTCGGTGACGTCGGCCTGATCGCCGGTCCGACGCTGTCTGGCGTGTTGTACGAGCGGGTGAGCGACACCGCGGCCGTGCTCCTCGTCGCCGGTCTCGTCGGCGCCGTGACGCTGCTGTGCGCGCTGCTGTTGCGCGAGACCCGCTGGATCGACGAACACCCGACGGCCGACGTCGCAGGAGGAAACGCATGA
- a CDS encoding M24 family metallopeptidase: protein MTTGPFGWTLPDAAQRRALVEASWPRASAQEIARRRAAIAEVAAERDVDLVLVYGADRAGSGVPWLTSWPVTREAALLLDLRSGDADLWIQFHNHVPLATELAQDCRVHWGGPVTAQTLVDALSERGSGRRLGVVGPVTVPLNRALAGAVDEIVPLGSDYTRLRLVKSPEELDLLAAGAYLSDLAAAALRDGIREGTTDHEMADLVERAYVPLGGTTHIHYFGITAMDAPDRGAPAQITTGRVLARGDVVVTELSAALEGYAGQVLRTMTLDDRLAAPFDELHAVADAAFDAVCAAIRPGATAGDVVAASGVIEAAGYTIVDDLVHGFGGGYLPPVLGSASRPAGPLPDLVFEAGMTVVVQPNVTTPDHRAGVQTGELVVVTDDGVVSLHDVPRGPWLAAGAGR from the coding sequence ATGACCACCGGGCCCTTCGGTTGGACCCTGCCGGACGCCGCCCAGCGGCGTGCCCTCGTCGAAGCGTCGTGGCCGCGGGCGTCGGCGCAGGAGATCGCGCGCCGCCGCGCCGCCATCGCCGAGGTGGCGGCCGAACGCGACGTCGACCTCGTGCTGGTCTACGGCGCCGACCGCGCCGGTTCCGGCGTGCCGTGGCTGACGTCGTGGCCCGTGACGCGGGAAGCGGCACTGCTGCTCGACCTGCGCAGCGGGGACGCCGACCTGTGGATCCAGTTCCACAACCACGTCCCGCTCGCCACGGAGCTGGCACAGGACTGTCGCGTCCACTGGGGTGGCCCGGTCACGGCACAGACGCTCGTCGACGCGCTGTCGGAGCGCGGTTCGGGCCGACGGCTGGGCGTGGTCGGCCCCGTCACGGTGCCGCTGAACCGCGCCCTGGCCGGGGCCGTCGACGAAATCGTCCCGCTCGGCAGCGACTACACCCGCCTCCGGCTCGTCAAGAGCCCCGAGGAGCTGGACCTGCTCGCCGCTGGTGCCTACCTGTCCGACCTCGCCGCAGCGGCGCTGCGTGACGGGATCCGCGAGGGGACGACCGACCACGAGATGGCCGACCTCGTCGAACGTGCCTACGTGCCGCTCGGTGGCACCACGCACATCCACTACTTCGGGATCACGGCGATGGACGCCCCGGATCGTGGGGCGCCGGCGCAGATCACGACCGGACGGGTGCTGGCGCGGGGCGACGTCGTCGTCACCGAGCTCTCCGCCGCCCTCGAGGGGTACGCGGGCCAGGTGCTGCGCACCATGACCCTCGACGACCGCCTCGCGGCCCCGTTCGACGAGCTGCACGCCGTCGCCGATGCGGCGTTCGACGCCGTGTGCGCCGCCATCCGCCCTGGGGCGACGGCGGGGGACGTGGTCGCAGCCTCCGGCGTGATCGAGGCGGCCGGCTACACCATCGTCGACGACCTCGTCCACGGCTTCGGCGGCGGCTACCTGCCCCCGGTGCTCGGCTCGGCGAGCCGGCCCGCCGGTCCGCTGCCCGACCTGGTGTTCGAGGCGGGGATGACGGTGGTCGTCCAACCCAACGTGACCACGCCCGACCACCGGGCCGGGGTGCAGACCGGCGAGCTGGTGGTCGTCACCGACGACGGGGTCGTGTCGCTGCACGACGTGCCGCGCGGGCCGTGGCTGGCCGCGGGCGCAGGGCGGTAG
- a CDS encoding sulfite exporter TauE/SafE family protein: protein MDPQAVIIIFVAIALGALIKGVTGSGLPQIAIPVMAIFLGVERSVVIMAIPGIVSNAWLIWRFRGHFGRTRDLPTLLTTGVIGAVGGTWLLKALDPRILSGVLALIILVYLVVRQTRPEFELSPTATRRLSPPVGLAAGTLQGATGISGPLVTTWLHSYRLDPPVYIVSLVTLFQVFGTVQAITLVGLGLFTPTRVLEGLLALVPMVIALPIGARLATRMSPKTFDVWIVLLLLGSAGKLAHSAIWG from the coding sequence GTGGACCCCCAGGCCGTCATCATCATCTTCGTGGCGATCGCCCTCGGCGCGTTGATCAAGGGCGTCACCGGGTCCGGTCTGCCGCAGATCGCGATCCCGGTCATGGCGATCTTTCTCGGGGTCGAGCGCTCCGTGGTGATCATGGCGATCCCGGGCATCGTCTCCAACGCCTGGCTGATCTGGCGCTTCCGGGGTCACTTCGGACGGACGCGGGACCTCCCGACGCTGCTGACCACGGGCGTCATCGGCGCCGTGGGGGGTACCTGGCTGCTGAAGGCGCTCGACCCGCGCATTCTCTCGGGCGTACTGGCGCTGATCATCCTGGTCTACCTCGTCGTGCGCCAGACCCGACCGGAGTTCGAGCTCTCACCGACGGCGACGCGGCGGTTGTCCCCACCCGTCGGCCTGGCGGCCGGCACGCTGCAGGGCGCCACCGGCATCTCGGGTCCGCTGGTGACGACGTGGTTGCACAGCTACCGGCTGGATCCACCGGTGTACATCGTGTCGCTCGTGACCCTGTTCCAGGTGTTCGGCACGGTGCAGGCGATCACGTTGGTCGGCCTGGGGCTGTTCACCCCGACTCGCGTGCTCGAAGGCCTGCTGGCCCTGGTGCCGATGGTCATCGCCCTGCCGATCGGCGCCCGGCTGGCGACCCGGATGTCACCGAAGACCTTCGACGTCTGGATCGTGCTGCTGTTGCTCGGTTCGGCCGGCAAGTTGGCCCACAGCGCGATCTGGGGCTGA
- a CDS encoding LacI family DNA-binding transcriptional regulator: protein MNRTITLRDVATRADVHPSTASRALNERTRTLVNAVTVARVLKAASDLGYQPNALAQGLKVNRTMTIGMLVPDLTNPLFPPIVRGIEDRLTEAGCTLLLANTDNAEEKERAILEVMARRRVDGLIVATAQREHPMLTRMLRSDYPVVLVNRTADEPPLPSVSGDDHVGIGLAVRHLASLGHRRIAHLAGPRSVSTGLNRHQSFLTWMDGCDLPVDPDLIVFCSWFTQQAGVMGFRALLDRNAAFTAVVAANDLVALGCYDVAADRGIRIPDDVSIVGYNDIPFTDRFAPPLTSVRIPHYDIGVKAAELILAEIEDPGTGGMSLRLPPELRVRGSTAPPAA, encoded by the coding sequence GTGAACCGCACGATCACGCTGCGCGACGTCGCCACACGCGCCGACGTCCACCCGTCGACGGCGTCACGGGCGCTCAACGAGCGCACGCGCACGCTCGTGAACGCGGTGACGGTTGCGCGGGTGTTGAAGGCGGCCAGCGACCTCGGTTACCAGCCCAACGCGCTCGCCCAGGGGCTGAAGGTCAATCGCACGATGACGATCGGGATGCTGGTCCCCGACCTCACCAACCCCCTGTTCCCCCCCATCGTGCGCGGGATCGAGGACCGTCTCACCGAGGCCGGCTGCACGTTGCTGCTGGCCAACACCGACAACGCCGAGGAGAAGGAGCGGGCGATCCTCGAGGTGATGGCGCGCCGTCGTGTCGACGGGCTGATCGTCGCCACGGCCCAGCGCGAGCACCCGATGCTGACCCGGATGCTGCGGTCGGACTACCCCGTCGTCCTCGTCAACCGCACCGCCGACGAGCCGCCGCTGCCGTCGGTCAGCGGCGACGACCACGTCGGCATCGGCCTCGCCGTGCGCCACCTCGCGTCCCTGGGCCACCGCCGGATCGCCCACCTCGCCGGTCCGCGCTCGGTGTCGACCGGCCTCAACCGGCACCAGAGCTTCCTCACCTGGATGGACGGCTGCGATCTGCCCGTCGACCCCGATCTGATCGTGTTCTGCAGCTGGTTCACGCAGCAGGCGGGGGTGATGGGCTTCCGTGCGTTGCTCGATCGGAACGCAGCGTTCACCGCCGTCGTGGCGGCCAACGACCTCGTGGCCCTCGGTTGCTACGACGTGGCCGCCGACCGTGGCATCCGCATCCCCGACGACGTCTCCATCGTCGGCTACAACGACATCCCCTTCACCGACCGGTTCGCCCCACCGCTGACCAGCGTCCGCATCCCGCACTACGACATCGGGGTCAAGGCGGCCGAGTTGATCCTGGCCGAGATCGAGGACCCGGGCACCGGCGGCATGAGCCTGCGCCTGCCGCCCGAGCTGCGGGTGCGCGGGTCGACCGCCCCACCGGCAGCCTGA